One window of the Melanotaenia boesemani isolate fMelBoe1 chromosome 14, fMelBoe1.pri, whole genome shotgun sequence genome contains the following:
- the ddx49 gene encoding probable ATP-dependent RNA helicase DDX49 produces MGDFSSLGLSDWLVKQCKQLGINKPTPVQENCLPAILAGRDCMGCAKTGSGKTAAFVLPVLQKLSEEPYGIFCLVLTPTRELAYQIAEQFRVLGKPLGLRDCIIVGGMDIVSQAQELSNQPHVVVATPGRLADHIRSSNTFSMSKIQFLILDEADRLLEQGCTDFTKDLEVILGILPAKRQTLLFSATLTDTLQELKNIAMNKPFFWESTSETRTVEELDQRYILTPEKVKDAYLVHLIQTFTDEHDDWSIIIFTNTCKNCQILTMMLREFNFPTISLHSMMKQKQRFANLAKFKASVYKILIATDVAARGLDIPTVQVVINHNTPGLPKIYIHRVGRTARAGRNGVSITLVTQYDIHLVHAIEEQTKTKLKEYPVEEKEVLKILTQVNVTRRECEIRLESTDFDEKKEINKRKQLILEGKDPELEAKRKAELEKIKSQKKKFKQKIQESIQRQKHGQLKKKLTKTKHVKKKKAKTAAS; encoded by the exons ATGGGGGATTTCTCATCGCTGGGCCTGTCAGACTGGCTGgttaaacagtgtaaacagttGGGAATCAACAAACCCACTCCTGTCCAGGAAAACTGCTTGCCAGCTATCCTCGCCG GTCGGGATTGTATGGGCTGTGCCAAAACTGGAAGTGGAAAGACAGCAGCGTTTGTGTTGCCGGTGCTCCAGAAACTCTCAGAGGAACCATATGGCATCTTCTGCCTGGTGCTTACTCCTACCAG GGAGCTGGCCTATCAGATCGCAGAACAGTTCCGAGTTCTGGGGAAGCCTCTGGGTCTGAGGGACTGCATCATCGTCGGTGGAATGG ACATAGTGAGTCAAGCCCAGGAGCTGTCCAACCAGCCTCATGTGGTGGTAGCAACACCGGGTCGACTGGCTGATCACATCCGCAGCTCCAACACATTCAGTATGAGCAAGATCCAGTTCCTG ATTTTGGATGAGGCAGACCGGCTGCTGGAACAGGGTTGTACCGACTTCACCAAAGACCTGGAGGTGATTCTGGGGATCCTGCCAGCCAAACGTCAGACGTTGCTGTTCAGCGCCACGCTGACAGACACTCTGCAGGAGCTGAAGAACATCGCTATGAACAAACCTTTCTTCTGGGAGAGCACGTCAGA AACACGGACAGTGGAGGAGCTGGACCAGAGATACATCCTCACACCAGAGAAGGTGAAAGACGCTTACCTCGTCCACCTGATCCAGACGTTTACCGACGAGCATGATGACTGgtccatcatcatcttcaccaacACTTGCAA aAACTGCCAGATTCTCACCATGATGCTGCGAGAATTTAACTTTCCAACAATCTCCCTGCACTCCATGATGAAACAG AAACAACGATTTGCAAACCTCGCCAAGTTCAAAGCCAGCGTCTATAAAATCCTGATTGCAACTGATGTAGCTGCCAG GGGTTTGGATATTCCAACTGTCCAGGTTGTCATTAACCATAACACACCCGGGCTTCCAAAAATCTACATCCACAGAGTTGGGCGAACAGCTAGAGCAG GGAGGAATGGCGTGTCCATCACGCTGGTGACGCAGTACGACATCCACCTGGTTCATGCCATCGAAGAGCAGACAA agaCAAAGCTGAAGGAATATCCTGTAGAGGAAAAGGAAGTCTTGAAAATCCTCACGCAAGTCAACGTGACCCGACGAGAGTGTGAAATA aGACTTGAATCAACAGACTTTGATGAGAAGAAAGAAATCAACAAGAGGAAACAGCTGATCCTGGAGGGGAAG GATCCGGAACTGGAGGCCAAAAGGAAGGCCGAGCTGGAGAAAATCAAGAGCCAGAAGAagaaatttaaacagaaaatccaGGAGAGCAttcagagacagaaacatggacagctgaaaaagaaactgacaaagacaaaacatgttaaaaagaagaaggcaaAGACGGCAGCATCATGA